Proteins from a single region of Cydia strobilella chromosome 2, ilCydStro3.1, whole genome shotgun sequence:
- the LOC134749216 gene encoding peroxisomal membrane protein 11C-like, whose amino-acid sequence MREVVDEFCELLQVHANRDKVVSLASYALKLWGARTQSKPLLGASARLAGARATLRLFDDAAALRVAINYGLGMQEGPFWGSLGVASSSVNLAFLQAEKLVWLLDTGLLTLSQDLDYKLRTAHKTLWFLNSAVGFIRSIKALHIAANELKSSHPRKCAPARFTQASLLSTKYFLDVVHFGSWLPIGWLWGGRLSLEHGSGIATASAVLGLVAHYLGKRFASR is encoded by the exons GTAGTATCCCTAGCAAGCTACGCGCTCAAACTATGGGGCGCTCGAACGCAAAGCAAACCTCTACTTGGAGCCAGCGCTCGGCTGGCCGGCGCACGCGCAACTCTACGCCTGTTTGATGACGCAGCTGCATTGCGTGTGGCGATTAACTATGGTTTGGGAATGCAG gaaggTCCATTCTGGGGCTCGCTAGGCGTGGCCAGCAGCTCGGTCAACCTGGCTTTTCTCCAGGCCGAGAAGCTAGTCTGGCTGCTTGATACAGGACTCCTCACTTTATCCCAAGACCTGGACTACAAGCTGCGGACGGCGCACAAGACTTTATGGTTTCTTAACTCGGCAGTGGGGTTTATTAG ATCAATAAAAGCTCTGCACATCGCCGCAAACGAACTGAAATCCTCTCACCCCCGCAAATGCGCGCCCGCTCGCTTCACCCAAGCCTCGCTGCTGTCCACAAAGTATTTCCTGGATGTAGTCCATTTCGGATCCTGGCTGCCAATTGGCTGGCTGTGGGGCGGGCGGCTGTCATTGGAGCATGGGAGTGGTATAGCCACAGCTTCGGCTGTGCTGGGATTGGTCGCGCATTATCTTGGGAAGAGGTTCGCATCGCGATAG